In Nocardia sp. NBC_00403, the DNA window ACTTCCTTGAGCATGTCGATATCGAGGGCCTGCTCGGCGACCATCTTCTTCAACCGCGCGTTCTCGCGCTCCAGCTCCTTGAGCCGTTTCGCGTCGTCGGATTTCATGCCGCCGTACTGGGCTTGCCAGCGATGCCAGGAAGCCTCGGAAATCTCGAGGTGCTTGCACACTTCCTCGATCGAGAATTTCTCGCCGATCAGCTTCTCGCCCTCGCGCAGCTTGCGGATGATCTGCTCGGGGGTGTGTCGTCGTCGCGCCATGTCGTGATCTCGTCCTCCTGCACCCATTCTGGTGCATCAGAACTCTCACAACCGCTGGACCTGCTCAAAGGGCTCCAGTCAGTTGGGCGAGACGGCGCCGAAGCCGCCACCGGCGTACTCCAGCGATTCGCCGGTGTCGGGATAGTGCACCTGGTACAGGTCGATGTGGTCGACACCCAGCCGCCGCAGCGAGTCCTCGACCTCGCGGCGGACGCTGGCAGGCTTCATGATCCGGCGCGGTGCGGCCTGCGGGTCGTCCGGGTTCCAGACCAGCCCGGCCTTGGTGAAGATGTAGGGCCGGTCGGCCTCGGGCAGGTCGGCGATGGCCTTGCCGACCACTTCCTCCCCATGGCCCAGGCCGTAGACGAACGGAACTGTCAGTAGAACCTACGTGACTCGCTGTCCGCAGTGTCCGCTGAGAGGCGGAACTCGAGATCCTTCGTCGGGCCGGCCCAGCGTCCGCGGGCTGTCTGTCGCCGGTGGCTTACGCCTCTGCGCCGAGATCGTCGACGACGTTCACCGCTGCCCCCGACGGT includes these proteins:
- a CDS encoding aldo/keto reductase, with product MVGKAIADLPEADRPYIFTKAGLVWNPDDPQAAPRRIMKPASVRREVEDSLRRLGVDHIDLYQVHYPDTGESLEYAGGGFGAVSPN